One Mesorhizobium sp. L-2-11 genomic region harbors:
- a CDS encoding ABC transporter ATP-binding protein, which translates to MGNITLKHVSKSFGSTVIIPGIDLVIENGEFVVFVGPSGCGKSTLLRLIAGLEDTTAGTINIDGRDVTGEAPAKRKLAMVFQSYALYPHMTVAKNIAFPLKMAGEDQATIDRKVKDAARILNLTNYLDRRPGQLSGGQRQRVAIGRAIVRQPSAFLFDEPLSNLDAALRGTMRLEISELHHQLKTTMIYVTHDQVEAMTMADKIVVLNAGNIEQVGSPMELYKTPKNLFVAGFIGSPRMNLIEGAPAAKHGAKTVGIRPEHMNISKTSGEWKATVGVAEHLGSDTFLHVQADGVGPLTVRADGELAAHHGDTIYLTPDQTKLHRFGADGKAMMQ; encoded by the coding sequence ATGGGAAACATCACGCTCAAGCACGTCTCCAAGTCGTTCGGGTCGACGGTCATCATTCCGGGCATCGACCTGGTGATCGAGAACGGCGAGTTCGTCGTCTTCGTCGGCCCGTCGGGCTGCGGCAAGTCCACGCTGCTGCGGCTGATCGCCGGACTGGAGGACACCACCGCCGGCACCATCAACATCGACGGCCGCGACGTCACCGGCGAGGCGCCGGCCAAGCGCAAGCTGGCCATGGTGTTCCAGTCCTATGCGCTCTACCCGCATATGACTGTGGCCAAGAACATCGCCTTCCCGCTGAAGATGGCGGGCGAGGACCAGGCGACCATCGATCGGAAGGTCAAGGACGCGGCGCGCATCCTGAACCTCACCAACTATCTCGATCGCCGTCCCGGCCAGCTCTCCGGCGGTCAGCGCCAGCGCGTCGCCATTGGCCGCGCCATCGTGCGCCAGCCATCGGCTTTCCTGTTCGACGAACCCTTGTCCAACCTCGATGCAGCACTGCGCGGCACCATGCGGCTGGAGATCAGCGAGCTGCATCATCAGCTCAAGACGACGATGATCTACGTCACCCACGACCAGGTCGAGGCGATGACCATGGCCGACAAGATCGTCGTGCTCAACGCCGGCAACATCGAGCAGGTCGGCTCGCCGATGGAGCTCTACAAGACGCCGAAGAACCTGTTCGTAGCCGGCTTCATCGGTTCGCCCAGGATGAACCTGATCGAAGGCGCGCCGGCGGCCAAACATGGGGCCAAGACCGTCGGCATCCGTCCCGAACATATGAACATCTCGAAGACTTCAGGCGAATGGAAAGCCACAGTCGGCGTCGCCGAGCATCTCGGCTCCGACACGTTCCTGCACGTTCAAGCCGACGGTGTCGGGCCGTTGACGGTGCGCGCCGACGGCGAACTGGCTGCCCATCACGGCGACACGATCTATCTGACGCCGGACCAGACCAAGCTGCACCGCTTCGGCGCCGACGGAAAGGCGATGATGCAATGA
- a CDS encoding L-iditol 2-dehydrogenase, with protein sequence MRLEGKSALITGSARGIGRAFAEAYVREGATVAIGDINLEAAEKTASEIGGNAYAVKLDVTDLASIEAAVKAVETRAGGLDILINNAALFDLAPIVEISKASYDRLFSVNVAGTLFMLQAAARSMIAAGRGGKIINMASQAGRRGEALVAVYCASKAAVISLTQSAGLDLIKHRINVNAIAPGVVDGEHWDHVDALFAKYENRPKGEKKRLVGEAVPYGRMGTAQDLTGMAVFLASDDAEYIVAQTYNVDGGQWMS encoded by the coding sequence ATGAGGCTCGAGGGTAAATCGGCGCTGATCACCGGATCGGCGCGCGGCATCGGCAGGGCGTTCGCCGAAGCCTATGTCCGCGAGGGCGCCACGGTCGCCATCGGCGACATCAATCTCGAAGCCGCCGAAAAGACAGCTTCGGAGATCGGCGGCAACGCTTATGCCGTGAAACTGGACGTCACCGATCTCGCTTCGATCGAGGCGGCGGTCAAAGCGGTCGAGACAAGGGCCGGCGGACTGGACATTCTGATCAACAACGCCGCTTTGTTCGACCTGGCGCCGATCGTCGAGATATCGAAGGCGAGCTACGACAGGCTGTTCTCCGTCAACGTCGCCGGCACGCTGTTCATGCTGCAGGCAGCCGCCCGCTCGATGATCGCGGCTGGCCGAGGCGGCAAGATCATCAACATGGCGAGCCAGGCCGGCCGCCGCGGCGAGGCGCTGGTCGCCGTCTATTGCGCCAGCAAAGCAGCCGTTATCTCGCTCACCCAGTCGGCCGGGCTCGACCTGATCAAGCACCGCATCAACGTCAACGCCATCGCGCCCGGCGTCGTCGACGGCGAGCACTGGGACCATGTCGATGCCCTGTTCGCCAAATACGAAAACCGGCCGAAGGGCGAGAAGAAGAGGCTGGTCGGCGAGGCCGTGCCCTATGGCCGCATGGGCACGGCGCAAGACCTCACCGGCATGGCGGTGTTTCTGGCCAGCGATGACGCCGAATACATCGTCGCCCAGACCTACAATGTCGATGGCGGCCAGTGGATGAGTTGA
- a CDS encoding ABC transporter substrate-binding protein, producing the protein MKLRTLTLGLLSASTLAFAAHAESITIATVNNGDMVRMQTLTDDFTAKNPDIQLQWVTLEENVLRERVTTDIATKGGQYDVMTIGTYEVPIWAKQSWLLPLDKLGDDYDVKDIIPAIANGLTVDGKLYAAPFYGESSFVMYRKDLMEKAGLTMPDAPTWDFVKQAAEKMTDRANGVNGVCLRGKAGWGENMAFLTAMSNSFGARWFDENWKPQFDQPEWKNTLQFYVDLMKANGPEGASSNGFNENLALFQQGKCGMWIDATVAASFVSDPKSSTVADKVGYALAPDNGLGKRGNWLWAWSLAIPAGTQKADAAQKFVAWATSKDYLELVASKEGWANVPPGTRTSLYANPEYQKAAPFAKMTLDSINAADPTHPTVKPVPYVGVQFVAIPEFQGLGTTVGQLFSAALAGQTSVDDALKQAQDAATATMTEGGYIQ; encoded by the coding sequence ATGAAACTTCGCACGCTCACCTTGGGTCTGTTGTCGGCCAGCACCCTCGCGTTCGCCGCGCATGCCGAATCCATCACCATCGCCACCGTCAACAATGGCGATATGGTCCGCATGCAGACGCTGACCGACGATTTCACCGCAAAAAATCCCGATATCCAGCTGCAGTGGGTCACGCTCGAGGAGAACGTGCTGCGCGAGCGCGTCACCACCGACATCGCAACCAAGGGCGGCCAGTACGACGTGATGACCATCGGCACTTACGAGGTTCCGATCTGGGCCAAGCAGAGCTGGCTGCTGCCGCTCGACAAGCTCGGCGACGACTATGACGTCAAGGACATCATCCCGGCCATCGCCAACGGCCTGACGGTCGACGGCAAGCTTTATGCAGCACCGTTCTATGGCGAAAGCTCGTTCGTCATGTACCGCAAGGACCTGATGGAGAAGGCCGGGCTGACCATGCCCGACGCGCCGACCTGGGACTTCGTCAAGCAGGCCGCCGAGAAGATGACCGATCGCGCCAATGGCGTGAACGGCGTCTGCCTGCGCGGCAAGGCCGGCTGGGGCGAGAACATGGCCTTCCTGACCGCCATGTCGAACTCTTTCGGCGCACGCTGGTTCGATGAGAACTGGAAGCCGCAGTTCGACCAGCCCGAGTGGAAGAACACGCTGCAGTTCTATGTCGACCTGATGAAGGCCAATGGCCCGGAGGGCGCATCTTCGAACGGCTTCAACGAAAACCTGGCGCTGTTCCAGCAGGGCAAGTGCGGCATGTGGATCGACGCCACCGTCGCTGCCTCCTTCGTCTCAGACCCGAAGAGCTCCACGGTCGCCGACAAGGTCGGCTATGCGCTGGCGCCCGACAATGGCCTGGGCAAGCGCGGCAACTGGCTGTGGGCCTGGTCGCTGGCCATTCCCGCCGGCACGCAAAAGGCCGACGCCGCTCAGAAGTTCGTAGCCTGGGCAACCAGCAAGGACTATCTCGAGCTCGTCGCATCGAAGGAAGGCTGGGCCAATGTTCCGCCGGGAACGCGCACCTCGCTCTACGCCAACCCCGAATACCAGAAGGCGGCCCCGTTCGCCAAGATGACGCTGGACTCGATCAACGCGGCCGATCCGACGCATCCGACCGTCAAGCCGGTGCCCTATGTCGGCGTTCAGTTCGTCGCCATTCCTGAGTTCCAGGGCCTTGGCACCACCGTCGGCCAGCTGTTCTCGGCGGCACTCGCCGGCCAGACCAGCGTCGACGACGCTCTGAAGCAGGCCCAGGACGCTGCCACCGCAACGATGACCGAAGGCGGTTATATCCAGTAG
- a CDS encoding carbohydrate ABC transporter permease produces the protein MATQQTRSLARFMMAPSVVLLFVWMIVPLAFTLWFSFQQYNPLNPIRDGFVGFSNYALFYSNPAFLQSILNTLILVGSVLLITVIGGILLALLIDQPMWGQGIVRILVISPFFVMPPVAALVWKNMIMHPQYGVFADIARFFGGQPIDWFGQYPMLAIIIIVAWQWLPFATLILLTSLQSLDGEQKEAAEMDGAGFVSRFIHLTLPHMSRAITVVLLIQTIFLLSVYAEILVTTNGGPGYASTNLPFLVYQKALLEFKIGQASAGGIIAVILANIVAFFAMRAVGRNLDK, from the coding sequence ATGGCTACTCAACAGACCCGTTCGCTTGCCCGCTTCATGATGGCGCCATCCGTGGTGCTGCTGTTCGTCTGGATGATCGTTCCGCTGGCATTCACCCTGTGGTTCTCGTTCCAGCAGTACAATCCGCTCAACCCGATCCGCGACGGCTTTGTCGGCTTCTCGAACTACGCCCTATTCTATTCCAACCCGGCATTCCTGCAGTCGATCCTCAACACGCTTATCCTGGTTGGCAGCGTACTTCTGATTACGGTGATCGGCGGTATCCTGCTGGCGCTGCTGATCGATCAGCCGATGTGGGGACAGGGCATCGTCCGCATCCTCGTCATCTCGCCGTTCTTCGTCATGCCACCGGTCGCCGCGCTGGTCTGGAAGAACATGATCATGCATCCGCAATACGGCGTCTTTGCCGACATTGCGCGCTTCTTCGGCGGACAGCCGATCGACTGGTTTGGCCAATATCCGATGCTGGCGATCATCATCATCGTCGCCTGGCAATGGCTGCCGTTTGCGACGCTGATCCTGTTGACGTCCCTGCAATCGCTCGACGGCGAGCAGAAGGAAGCCGCCGAGATGGACGGCGCCGGTTTCGTCAGCCGCTTCATCCATCTGACGCTGCCGCATATGTCGCGTGCCATCACCGTGGTCCTCCTGATCCAGACGATCTTCCTTCTGTCGGTCTATGCCGAGATCCTCGTCACCACCAATGGCGGCCCGGGCTACGCCTCCACCAACCTGCCCTTCCTTGTCTACCAAAAGGCATTGCTGGAGTTCAAAATCGGCCAGGCATCCGCCGGCGGCATCATCGCCGTCATATTAGCCAACATCGTCGCCTTCTTCGCCATGCGCGCGGTCGGCAGGAACCTCGACAAATAA
- a CDS encoding mannitol dehydrogenase family protein, with protein MTVKLSSSTLAKLPPEVAGPKYDRAALRAGIVHFGVGNFHRSHQAVYLDDLFNAGVGHDWALVGAGVFDGEKVGRGKLQEQDWLTTVVEQDSGHMSARVTGAMIDFLMPGDAAAIIERLADPAIRIVSLTITEGGYFIDPASGVFNPTHPDIVADAQPGATPKTVFGIILAGLMRRRDEGVVPFTIMSCDNIPHNGHVTADGVIGLARLIDEKLANWVSANVAFPNGMVDRITPATTDREREILSSEFGLDDNWPVFCEPFKQWVLEDRFTDGRPPLEKVGVQFVSDVAPYELMKIRILNGGHATIAYPAGLMDIHFVHEAMQEPLVRGFLDRLEHDEIIPTVPPVPDTVLEDYYQLIEHRFSNPKIGDTIRRLCLDGSNRQPKFIIPTIADRLRAGKSVAGLALESALWCRYCFGTTDSGAVIEPNDPSWDRLQTTARAAKDAPAAWLAMEDIYGEVGRSAPFVEGFSKALEALWADGARTTLTRYLAGNL; from the coding sequence ATGACCGTGAAACTCTCTTCTTCCACCCTCGCCAAGCTTCCGCCTGAGGTCGCCGGCCCGAAATACGATCGCGCCGCGCTCAGGGCCGGCATCGTCCATTTCGGCGTCGGCAATTTCCACCGCTCGCACCAGGCCGTCTATCTCGACGACCTGTTCAATGCGGGCGTCGGCCACGACTGGGCACTGGTCGGCGCCGGCGTCTTCGACGGCGAGAAGGTCGGCCGCGGCAAGTTGCAGGAGCAGGACTGGCTGACCACCGTGGTCGAGCAGGATTCTGGCCACATGAGCGCCCGCGTCACCGGCGCCATGATCGACTTTCTGATGCCGGGCGACGCAGCCGCGATCATAGAACGGCTTGCCGATCCGGCGATAAGGATCGTTTCGCTGACCATCACCGAGGGCGGCTACTTCATCGACCCGGCATCTGGCGTGTTCAACCCGACCCATCCCGACATCGTCGCCGATGCGCAGCCGGGAGCAACACCGAAGACCGTCTTCGGCATCATTCTTGCCGGGCTGATGCGCCGCCGCGACGAAGGCGTTGTGCCGTTCACGATCATGTCCTGCGACAACATCCCCCACAACGGCCATGTCACCGCCGATGGCGTCATCGGCCTCGCGCGGCTGATCGATGAAAAACTGGCGAACTGGGTGAGCGCGAACGTCGCCTTTCCCAACGGCATGGTCGACCGCATCACGCCGGCCACCACCGACCGCGAGCGCGAAATCCTGTCGAGCGAGTTCGGCCTCGACGACAACTGGCCGGTGTTCTGCGAGCCGTTCAAGCAGTGGGTGCTTGAGGATCGTTTCACCGACGGCCGCCCGCCGCTGGAAAAGGTCGGCGTGCAGTTCGTCAGCGATGTCGCGCCCTATGAGCTGATGAAGATCCGCATCCTCAATGGCGGCCATGCGACCATCGCCTATCCGGCCGGGCTGATGGATATCCATTTCGTCCACGAGGCGATGCAGGAGCCGCTGGTGCGCGGTTTTCTCGACAGGCTGGAGCACGACGAGATCATCCCGACGGTGCCGCCGGTGCCGGACACCGTGCTGGAGGATTATTATCAGCTCATCGAGCACCGCTTCTCCAATCCGAAGATCGGCGACACCATCCGCAGGCTTTGCCTCGACGGCTCCAACCGGCAGCCGAAATTCATCATCCCGACCATCGCCGACCGGCTGAGGGCCGGCAAGAGCGTCGCCGGCCTGGCGCTAGAATCGGCGCTCTGGTGCCGTTATTGCTTCGGCACGACCGATAGCGGCGCCGTCATCGAACCCAACGATCCAAGCTGGGACCGGCTGCAGACGACCGCCAGGGCGGCGAAGGATGCGCCTGCCGCCTGGCTGGCCATGGAGGACATCTATGGCGAGGTCGGCCGCTCGGCGCCGTTCGTCGAAGGCTTTTCCAAGGCGCTCGAGGCGCTCTGGGCCGATGGCGCACGTACGACGCTGACGCGCTACCTCGCCGGCAATCTCTAA
- a CDS encoding urease accessory protein UreF, with translation MTIRTIMTDQPSNVALLRLMAWLSPAFPVGGFSYSHGLEQAVHAGLVADSKDLAAWLETLVEIGSGWNDAVLFAESWRRARQAGDLAEIAALAEALAGSRERHAETMLQGAAFLKAASAWPCQVLDRLPAECAYCVAVGATAGGNGIALQDALSAFLQAFFSNLVQAAIRLGVVGQTGATALLAGFEPLALGVAARAAGSTLDDLGGCAFVSDVMAMKHETQYSRLFRS, from the coding sequence ATGACCATTCGCACGATCATGACTGACCAGCCTTCCAACGTCGCTTTGTTGCGGCTGATGGCGTGGCTGTCGCCCGCCTTCCCGGTCGGCGGTTTTTCCTACAGCCATGGCCTCGAACAAGCCGTGCATGCCGGGCTGGTTGCCGACAGCAAAGACCTCGCCGCATGGCTGGAGACGCTGGTCGAGATCGGCTCGGGCTGGAACGATGCCGTGCTGTTTGCCGAAAGCTGGCGGCGTGCGAGGCAAGCCGGCGATCTCGCCGAAATCGCAGCCCTCGCCGAGGCCCTTGCCGGCTCGCGCGAGCGCCATGCCGAGACCATGCTGCAGGGCGCCGCCTTCCTGAAGGCGGCATCGGCCTGGCCGTGTCAGGTGCTGGACCGTCTGCCGGCCGAGTGCGCCTATTGCGTCGCAGTCGGCGCAACTGCCGGCGGCAACGGCATTGCCCTGCAGGACGCGCTGTCGGCCTTCTTGCAGGCCTTCTTCTCCAACCTCGTACAGGCCGCGATCCGGCTCGGCGTCGTCGGCCAGACCGGCGCCACCGCGCTGCTCGCCGGCTTCGAACCGCTGGCGCTTGGCGTCGCCGCTCGTGCTGCCGGCTCGACGCTGGATGATCTCGGCGGCTGCGCGTTCGTCTCGGATGTCATGGCGATGAAGCACGAGACGCAATATTCCAGGCTGTTCCGCTCATGA
- a CDS encoding HAD family hydrolase translates to MMPKAVFWDMDGTLVDSEPLHEAALIAALHSVGIAAPTNLHERVLGIAAWPVYEMLRDEFGLDLPFDDWIVRKYDHYLPMTETLKPRPGAIEIYNELRALGVAQAVVSNSDRLVVDANLRMVGLFYPGMKTVSRNDVREGKPHAEPFLRAAWLAGVDPADAVAVEDSVTGATAGLAAGLRTIFWPEAPMAGPPGATVVNSADELRAELGL, encoded by the coding sequence ATGATGCCGAAAGCGGTTTTCTGGGACATGGACGGCACGCTGGTCGACAGCGAACCGTTGCACGAGGCGGCGCTGATAGCGGCGCTGCACAGCGTCGGCATCGCGGCGCCAACCAACCTGCATGAGCGGGTGCTCGGCATCGCCGCCTGGCCGGTCTACGAGATGCTGCGCGACGAGTTCGGCCTCGACCTGCCGTTCGACGACTGGATCGTGCGCAAATACGACCACTATCTGCCGATGACCGAGACGCTGAAGCCGCGCCCCGGCGCCATCGAGATCTACAACGAACTGCGCGCGCTTGGCGTGGCGCAAGCGGTGGTGTCAAATTCCGACCGGCTGGTCGTCGACGCCAATCTGCGCATGGTCGGTCTTTTCTATCCCGGCATGAAGACGGTCAGCCGCAACGACGTGCGCGAAGGCAAGCCGCACGCCGAACCTTTTTTGCGCGCCGCATGGCTGGCCGGTGTCGATCCAGCCGATGCCGTGGCCGTCGAGGACAGCGTGACCGGCGCCACGGCAGGATTGGCGGCGGGATTGAGGACGATCTTCTGGCCGGAGGCGCCAATGGCAGGGCCGCCCGGCGCGACCGTCGTCAACAGCGCCGACGAATTGCGGGCTGAGCTGGGGCTTTAG
- a CDS encoding class II aldolase and adducin N-terminal domain-containing protein, whose amino-acid sequence MSIARLQKEMLTNLPFYEERVDLACAFRWTARLNMHEAVANHFSLAVNDDGSQFLMNPNQVHFSRIKASDLLLIDANDPDTLSGPNAPDPTAWGLHGAIHRNVRHARCVMHVHSTHATVLASLADSTLPPVDQNSAIFFNRHVVDGQYGGLAFEEEGERCSKLLTDPKVKVMVMGNHGVLVIGDSVADTFNRMFYFERAAETYIKALWTGRPLRVLSDEIAEKAAAEQEDYPGQAERHLSELKAILDKQEPVYRN is encoded by the coding sequence ATGAGCATCGCCCGGCTGCAGAAGGAAATGCTGACCAACCTGCCCTTCTACGAGGAGCGCGTCGATCTGGCTTGCGCCTTCCGCTGGACGGCGCGGCTCAACATGCACGAGGCGGTCGCCAATCATTTCTCGCTCGCCGTCAACGATGACGGCTCGCAATTCCTGATGAATCCCAACCAGGTGCATTTCTCGCGCATCAAGGCGAGCGACCTGCTGCTGATCGACGCCAACGACCCCGATACGCTGTCCGGCCCGAATGCACCCGACCCGACGGCATGGGGCCTGCATGGCGCCATCCATCGCAATGTGCGTCATGCGCGCTGCGTCATGCATGTGCACTCGACCCACGCCACGGTGCTCGCTTCGCTCGCCGATTCGACGCTGCCGCCGGTCGACCAGAACTCGGCGATCTTCTTCAACCGACACGTCGTCGACGGCCAGTACGGCGGGCTCGCCTTCGAGGAGGAGGGCGAACGCTGCTCCAAGCTGCTCACCGATCCGAAGGTCAAGGTGATGGTCATGGGCAACCATGGCGTGCTGGTCATCGGCGATAGCGTCGCCGACACCTTCAACCGTATGTTCTATTTCGAACGCGCCGCCGAGACCTACATCAAGGCGCTGTGGACCGGCCGTCCGCTGCGGGTCCTGTCGGACGAGATCGCCGAGAAGGCAGCAGCGGAGCAGGAAGATTATCCCGGCCAGGCCGAACGGCACCTGTCCGAACTGAAGGCGATCCTCGACAAGCAGGAGCCGGTTTACCGGAACTGA
- a CDS encoding sugar-binding transcriptional regulator → MNSRQDSGSNRLDDAARAGWLYYVAGNTQDQIASTLGISRQTAQRLVSLAVSEGLIKVRVDHPIANCLDLAARLKSRFALDLVEVVPSDPASSSTIGVAVAAAAEIERRLRSPTPMVMAIGTGRTLKAAIEQLPPMECPQHKVVSLTGNISPDGSAAFYNVIFTMADRVKARSFPMPLPVIASSPQEREMLLSQPMIQPTLALAAEADVTFVGIGDLGPKAPLYEDGFISESELKALQKAGGVAEIVGWVFDREGRMIEGITNDRVSSAPLPSREKSLVIALAMGERKLPGILAAVNRRLVNGLITDERTAAALLAAS, encoded by the coding sequence TTGAATTCCCGGCAGGACAGCGGCAGCAACAGGCTGGACGACGCGGCGCGCGCCGGCTGGCTCTATTATGTCGCCGGCAACACCCAGGACCAGATCGCCTCGACGCTCGGCATCTCGCGGCAGACGGCGCAGCGGCTGGTGTCGCTGGCGGTGTCGGAAGGGCTGATCAAGGTGCGGGTCGACCACCCAATCGCCAATTGCCTCGACCTCGCGGCCCGGCTGAAATCGCGCTTCGCCCTCGATCTGGTCGAGGTGGTGCCGAGCGATCCCGCTTCCTCCTCGACCATCGGCGTCGCCGTGGCGGCGGCCGCCGAGATCGAGCGGCGGCTGCGCTCGCCGACGCCGATGGTCATGGCGATCGGCACCGGCCGCACGCTGAAGGCGGCGATCGAGCAGCTGCCGCCGATGGAATGCCCGCAGCACAAGGTGGTGTCGCTGACCGGCAACATCTCGCCCGACGGCTCGGCCGCCTTCTACAACGTCATCTTCACCATGGCCGACAGGGTCAAGGCACGCTCGTTTCCGATGCCGCTGCCGGTCATCGCCTCCTCGCCGCAGGAGCGCGAGATGCTGCTCAGCCAGCCGATGATCCAGCCGACGCTGGCGCTTGCCGCGGAGGCCGACGTCACCTTCGTCGGCATCGGCGATCTCGGCCCCAAGGCGCCGCTCTACGAGGACGGCTTCATTTCGGAGAGCGAGTTGAAAGCGCTGCAAAAGGCCGGCGGCGTCGCCGAGATCGTCGGCTGGGTGTTCGATCGCGAAGGCCGGATGATCGAGGGCATCACCAATGACAGGGTGTCTTCGGCACCGTTGCCGTCGCGTGAAAAGTCGCTGGTGATCGCACTCGCCATGGGCGAGCGAAAACTGCCGGGCATCCTTGCGGCTGTCAATCGGCGGCTGGTCAACGGCCTCATCACCGACGAGCGCACCGCTGCCGCCTTGCTGGCGGCCAGCTGA
- a CDS encoding carbohydrate ABC transporter permease, translated as MARAVTTQHKTIATAAAWIVALLIFFPILYTIITSFKSEQEAIQGFNLFPSGTTESYTAVEAQSGYFKFFLNSVFLSVGSTILALLVAIPAAWSMAFSPGKWTKDILMWMLSTKMMPAVAVLFPIYLIFRDTGLLDSRIGLTIMLMLINLPIVVWMLYTYFREIPGEILEAARMDGASLWNEIVYVLTPMAVPGIASTMLLNIILAWNEAFWTIRLTTTEAAPLTAFISSFSSPQGLFWAKLSAASTLAIAPILIMGWFSQKQLVRGLTFGAVK; from the coding sequence ATGGCACGTGCAGTCACCACCCAGCACAAGACGATAGCGACCGCGGCCGCCTGGATCGTCGCCCTGCTGATCTTCTTTCCGATCCTTTATACGATCATCACCTCGTTCAAGTCGGAGCAGGAGGCCATCCAGGGCTTCAACCTGTTTCCGTCGGGAACCACGGAAAGCTACACCGCGGTCGAGGCGCAGAGCGGCTACTTCAAGTTCTTCCTCAACTCGGTGTTCCTGTCGGTCGGCTCGACCATCCTGGCCTTGCTCGTCGCCATACCGGCGGCCTGGTCGATGGCGTTCTCGCCGGGCAAGTGGACCAAGGACATCCTGATGTGGATGCTTTCGACCAAGATGATGCCGGCGGTCGCCGTGCTGTTCCCGATCTACCTGATCTTCCGCGATACCGGATTGCTCGACAGCCGCATCGGCCTGACGATCATGCTGATGCTGATCAACCTGCCGATCGTGGTGTGGATGCTCTACACCTATTTTCGCGAGATCCCCGGGGAGATCCTGGAAGCGGCGCGCATGGATGGGGCATCGCTGTGGAACGAGATCGTCTATGTGCTGACGCCGATGGCGGTGCCGGGCATCGCCTCGACAATGCTGCTCAACATCATCCTGGCATGGAACGAGGCGTTCTGGACGATCCGGCTGACCACCACCGAGGCCGCGCCGCTCACCGCCTTCATCAGTTCCTTTTCCAGCCCGCAAGGGTTGTTCTGGGCCAAGCTGTCGGCGGCCTCGACACTGGCTATCGCGCCGATCCTGATCATGGGCTGGTTCAGCCAGAAGCAGCTGGTGCGCGGCCTGACTTTTGGCGCCGTGAAGTAA
- the ureG gene encoding urease accessory protein UreG, producing the protein MTQANGPLRVGIGGPVGSGKTTLTEKLCKALRDEFSIAVVTNDIYTREDAMMLARLQALPEDRIIGVETGGCPHTAIREDASINLQAIAEMTRKFPDLDIVFIESGGDNLAATFSPDLADLTLYVISVCQGEEIPRKGGPAITRSDFLVINKSDLAPYVNVNLYVMESDAARMRGKRPFGFTDLSRGKGLQEVIDFIVENGGLRIDAARSTAA; encoded by the coding sequence ATGACACAAGCCAATGGTCCTCTTCGCGTCGGCATCGGCGGCCCCGTCGGCTCCGGCAAGACGACGCTCACTGAAAAGCTCTGCAAGGCGCTGCGCGACGAGTTCTCCATCGCCGTCGTCACCAACGACATCTATACCAGGGAAGACGCCATGATGCTGGCCCGGCTTCAGGCGCTGCCCGAGGATCGCATCATCGGCGTCGAGACCGGCGGCTGCCCGCACACCGCCATCCGCGAAGACGCCTCGATCAATCTGCAGGCGATCGCCGAGATGACCAGGAAATTTCCCGATCTCGACATCGTCTTCATCGAATCCGGCGGCGACAATCTTGCCGCCACGTTTTCCCCAGACCTTGCCGATCTGACGCTCTATGTCATCTCGGTCTGCCAGGGCGAGGAAATCCCGCGCAAGGGCGGACCGGCGATCACGCGGTCCGACTTCCTGGTCATCAACAAGAGCGATCTCGCTCCCTATGTGAACGTCAATCTCTACGTCATGGAGAGCGATGCCGCCCGCATGCGCGGCAAGCGGCCGTTCGGCTTCACCGATCTGTCGCGCGGCAAGGGTCTGCAGGAGGTGATCGATTTCATCGTCGAGAATGGCGGGTTGCGCATCGACGCCGCCAGAAGCACTGCGGCGTAG
- a CDS encoding DUF3995 domain-containing protein has protein sequence MIVLALALSLVLLLITALHVYWGIGGIWPGRDAASCARAVVGFRGVDEMPAPFASFAVAACLGLATLWPMALEGVFATPFPKAGLAATALLIALVFLGRGIAGFTPWWRRLAPEQPFARLDVSYYSPLCLVVGLGFAVLAITEFPR, from the coding sequence ATGATCGTCCTCGCCTTAGCGCTCTCGCTGGTCCTGCTGCTGATCACCGCGCTGCATGTCTATTGGGGCATTGGCGGCATCTGGCCGGGCAGGGACGCTGCCTCCTGCGCCCGCGCGGTGGTTGGCTTCCGCGGCGTCGACGAAATGCCGGCGCCTTTCGCCAGCTTCGCCGTTGCCGCCTGCCTCGGCCTGGCGACGCTGTGGCCAATGGCGCTGGAAGGCGTGTTTGCCACGCCCTTTCCCAAGGCCGGGCTCGCCGCGACAGCGCTGCTCATCGCGCTGGTCTTCCTGGGGCGCGGCATTGCCGGCTTCACGCCGTGGTGGCGCCGTCTGGCGCCCGAACAGCCTTTCGCGCGGCTTGATGTCAGCTATTATTCGCCGCTCTGCCTCGTTGTCGGGCTCGGCTTTGCAGTACTGGCCATTACGGAGTTCCCTCGATGA